The uncultured Trichococcus sp. DNA window CCCCTCATACAGTGTTTTCCGGTCTTTGTTCGGTATCATCTATTCTATTTTTCTGAATTATTCAGGTACAGCACCGTTTCCTTGTCGGAGGCGGTCGGCAAAGCATAGGCGCTCTTGTATTTCTCATGACCTTTGCCTGTCAGCAAGATCCACTCGCCTTCCCGGGCCTCTTTTACTGCCCGTTGGATGGCCAAGGTCCTGTCCATCATCACGTCGATTTTATGCAGCCCGGCAAATTTTTGCTGATGATCGGCATATTCCAGCCTCATCGTTTCTTCCGGAATGCTGTTCAGATCGTCCGTAGTCAAGATCACACGCGCACTTTGCGCAACCGAAGCCGCGATCATTTCATCCCGCTTCGACACATCCCGGTTGCCTCGGAAGCCGAAGATGTGCGTAATTCTTTCCGCCCCGTCCCGATGCATCGACGTCAAAATCGAGCTGACCGCTTCCGGCGTATGCGCGTAATCGACGACACAGTGAACCCCATTCTTCAGTTGGACGATTTCATACCGACCCGGCACGCCCGCGAAGGACTTCATCTGTTCCGTGACATCCGCCAAAGGATAGCCGAGATCCTGAATCACCGCACCAGCCATCACAATATCATAGAGATTGTGTTCACCCGGCATATGCGGATCCAACGCCGACGTCTCATCAGAAACAGCCAACGTGACCTCCTGGTTCGTCATCTTTTTGATGGACAAAGTGGCATCTTCCTGATGGCCCACGGTGATGACCGGTATCCCATTGGCGACCAGCCGCTGCGCCAGTTTCAATCCCCAGGCATCATCGATATTGACGACCGCTTTCCCATCCGGCTTCAGCTTGTCGAACAAAAGTGCCTTGGCTTCGAAATAATCCTCCATCGTTTTGTGGTAATCCAAATGGTCGTGCTGCAGGTTCATGAACAGAGCATAGTCGAATGCGACGCCCTCCAGACGGTATTGCGCCAGCCCGTGCGAAGAGACTTCGATGACGATGAAGTCATCATTTGATGCCGCTATCAGTTCATGCACCTTTTCGGCATTCGGTGTCGTATTCGGCGTAGGATATTGGATCCCATTGATTTCATTGTGGATGGTGCCGATCATGGAAACGGCAA harbors:
- a CDS encoding UDP-N-acetylmuramoyl-L-alanyl-D-glutamate--2,6-diaminopimelate ligase; translation: MKLKEMLSDYQLGEQPKWDGEQIITGIADSSSDIKEGMVFVAIAGFEQDGHDYIPHAIAQGAALIVGEHDCPEALPVPYLKVANSRQALGQLADKFYKHPSGRKRVIGITGTNGKTTTAFFLKHLLEQQGFAVSMIGTIHNEINGIQYPTPNTTPNAEKVHELIAASNDDFIVIEVSSHGLAQYRLEGVAFDYALFMNLQHDHLDYHKTMEDYFEAKALLFDKLKPDGKAVVNIDDAWGLKLAQRLVANGIPVITVGHQEDATLSIKKMTNQEVTLAVSDETSALDPHMPGEHNLYDIVMAGAVIQDLGYPLADVTEQMKSFAGVPGRYEIVQLKNGVHCVVDYAHTPEAVSSILTSMHRDGAERITHIFGFRGNRDVSKRDEMIAASVAQSARVILTTDDLNSIPEETMRLEYADHQQKFAGLHKIDVMMDRTLAIQRAVKEAREGEWILLTGKGHEKYKSAYALPTASDKETVLYLNNSEK